In the genome of Perca fluviatilis chromosome 4, GENO_Pfluv_1.0, whole genome shotgun sequence, one region contains:
- the LOC120556951 gene encoding zinc finger protein 77-like, with translation MTDIHKPECFYFRVSGCKQKDVPPVESLRENMTKLELLNVFLNDRLTAAAEEIFRAVKNTVGEYQSEILRSKEENERLKRLLNVAVQRLLQPEPHSVQPQEDGPPCESEWRSSVELLPHIKEEPKLQSMPTDCSPEARDSEEGNCSHVEPLQRSHPPPAQTTCSRQSVSPPPLSSPEIKTESDEEDSRKQQPADSLPSSMTVRSICREAQSDSRTSPAKSHRTLKTEQQGKGLLCSNGKQGAHILQVKNVRSQRPPLPRSSHPSQSIQRWHSCKECGKGFSFACQLEVHMRWHTKEKPYSCAVCRKSFTTVSMLKRHHRIHTGEKPFRCHVCGKCFNQSAHLNTHFRLHSRERASWSRAPHSK, from the exons ATGACTGACATCCACAAGCCGGAATGCTTCTACTTCCGGGTGAGTGGATGTAAACAGAAGGACGTTCCGCCTGTGGAGTCACTGAGAGAAAACATGACCAAGCTGGAGCTGTTGAACGTGTTTCTGAACGACAGGCTCACCGCGGCCGCTGAAGAGATTTTCCGCGCCGTTAAAAACACGGTGGGGGAGTACCAGAGCGAAATCCTGCGTTCCAAAGAGGAGAACGAGCGACTCAAACGGCTCCTGAATGTAGCCGTCCAACGGTTACTGCAACCAG AACCGCACTCTGTCCAGCCCCAGGAAGATGGTCCACCCTGTGAGTCTGAGTGGAGAAGCAGCGTGGAGCTGCTGCCACACATCAAAGAAGAACCCAAACTCCAGAGCATGCCCACAGATTGTTCACCCGAAGCAAGGGACTCAGAGGAAGGGAACTGTAGTCATGTCGAGCCACTACAGAGGTCACATCCTCCTCCAGCCCAAACTACGTGTAGCAGACAAAGTGTCTCCCCACCCCCACTATCTTCCCCCGAGATTAAGACAGAGAGTGACGAAGAGGACAGCAGGAAACAGCAGCCAGCCGACAGCTTACCGTCCTCCATGACTGTTCGTTCAATCTGCCGAGAGGCGCAAAGCGATTCTCGGACCAGCCCTGCAAAGAGTCACAGGACTCTGAAAACAGAGCAGCAAGGGAAAGGCTTACTTTGCTCAAATGGAAAACAAGGCGCACACATACTGCAGGTCAAGAATGTCCGATCCCAGAGGCCGCCTCTGCCTCGCTCCTCTCACCCGAGCCAGAGCATCCAGAGGTGGCACAGCTGTAAAGAGTGCGGGAAGGGCTTCAGCTTTGCCTGCCAGCTGGAGGTCCACATGCGCTGGCACACCAaggagaagccgtacagctgcgCAGTGTGCCGAAAGAGCTTCACCACGGTCAGCATGCTGAAGAGGCACCACCGAATACACACAGGGGAAAAGCCCTTCCGCTGCCATGTCTGCGGGAAATGCTTCAACCAGTCAGCACACCTCAACACCCACTTCAGGCTGCACAGCAGAGAGAGGGCCAGCTGGAGCCGAGCACCGCACTCCAAGTGA